A region from the Triticum aestivum cultivar Chinese Spring chromosome 3D, IWGSC CS RefSeq v2.1, whole genome shotgun sequence genome encodes:
- the LOC123079944 gene encoding beta-galactosidase 7 isoform X1, with product MSMAAAAAAIMAVLLAALMARASSAAAAGRVWADEEKGAHNGTARRQVTYDGRSLMLDGARRMLFSGDIHYPRSTPEMWPRLIESAREGGLDVIQTYVFWNVHEPIQGQYNFEGRYDLVKFIREIHAQGLYVSLRVGPFVEAEWKYGGLPFWLRGVPNITFRCNNEPYKVQVYTQVKTDVMYEVRVVHMQKFVAKIVNMMKDENLYYPQGGPIIISQIENEYKLVQAAFHSRGPPYVRWAAAMAVNLQTGIPWMMCKQDDAPDPIINTCNGLICGETFHGPNSPNKPALWTENWTSRYPLYGHDPRFRSPADIAFAVALFIARKKGSFVSYYMYHGGTNFGRFASSYVTTSYYDGAPLDEYGLIWQSTWSHLRELHAAVKQSEEPLLSGAYSNYSFGEQQEGHVFKTESNCVAFLVNFDKHKTSNIQFGEASFQLAPKSISILSSCRRVVFETAKVSQLPSILQRLKTSRDCFVYQFYFWQINAQHGLRTAQVVQYLNNVDSWKVFKEPIPLAINNSTHIGNRLFEHLSTTKDETDYLWYLTRYDYRSNGDTQLVLNVESQAHVLHAYINNDYIGSVHGSHDGPRNIVLKTPIMLRKGQNSISLLSVMVGSPDSGAYMERRIFGVRKVSIQQGHQKSHSLNNELWKHQVGLSGEMNNIYTREGSSRAQWTAINKSMHLPLIWYKTTFDTPWGSDPVTLNLSSMGKGEAWINGESIGRYWASFKTPSGQPSQSLYHIPQYFLKPRENTLVLMEEMGGDPLQISVNTMSVTRVYSSVNELSTPSLLSRRKHPAVRLRCQQGKHITDIEFASYGNPVEDCRSSSRSCLGSCHAETTEFVVKDACLGRRKCAIPVRPAKFGGDPCPGIQKSLSVVASCG from the exons ATGTCCATGGCCGCCGCAGCAGCAGCGATCATGGCGGTGCTCCTGGCCGCGTTAATGGCACGAGCGTCGTCGGCGGCGGCAGCAGGAAGAGTCTGGGCCGACGAGGAGAAGGGAGCACATAACGGCACGGCGAGAAGACAGGTCACGTACGACGGCAGAAGCCTCATGCTGGACGGCGCCAGGAGGATGCTCTTCTCCGGCGACATTCATTACCCAAGGAGCACACCCGAG ATGTGGCCAAGACTCATAGAGAGCGCCAGGGAAGGTGGCCTGGATGTCATACAGACATACGTCTTCTGGAATGTCCATGAGCCTATACAAGGTCAG TACAACTTCGAAGGAAGATATGATCTGGTGAAGTTCATCAGAGAAATCCATGCTCAAGGCCTCTATGTGAGCCTCCGGGTTGGCCCCTTCGTCGAGGCAGAATGGAAATACGG AGGCTTGCCATTTTGGTTGCGTGGTGTCCCAAACATTACCTTCAGATGCAACAATGAACCCTACAAG GTACAAGTATACACACAGGTGAAAACAGATGTCATGTATGAGGTGAGAGTG GTACATATGCAAAAATTTGTTGCTAAAATTGTTAACATGATGAAGGATGAAAATTTATACTATCCACAAGGAGGTCCCATAATCATATCACAG ATTGAGAACGAATATAAGCTAGTCCAGGCAGCATTTCATTCAAGGGGACCACCTTATGTTCGCTGGGCAGCGGCAATGGCTGTAAACCTCCAGACAGGCATTCCATGGATGATGTGCAAACAGGACGATGCTCCAGATCCAATC ATTAATACCTGCAACGGGCTCATCTGCGGGGAAACATTTCATGGGCCGAATTCGCCTAACAAGCCAGCTTTATGGACCGAAAACTGGACATCTCG CTATCCTTTATATGGTCATGACCCAAGATTCAGATCACCAGCAGATATTGCCTTTGCAGTTGCACTTTTTATAGCAAGAAAAAAAGGAAGCTTTGTAAGCTACTACATG TATCATGGCGGGACAAACTTTGGGAGGTTTGCATCCTCCTATGTAACAACAAGCTACTATGATGGAGCTCCACTTGATGAATATG GTTTAATATGGCAATCGACATGGTCTCATCTCAGAGAATTGCATGCTGCAGTCAAGCAATCTGAAGAACCACTACTTTCAGGAGCATATTCTAATTACTCATTTGGTGAGCAACAAGAG GGGCATGTTTTTAAAACCGAGTCCAACTGTGTGGCTTTCCTAGTGAACTTTGACAAGCATAAAACATCAAATATCCAATTTGGTGAAGCATCATTCCAGCTAGCTCCTAAATCAATAAGTATCCTCTCGAGTTGCAGGAGGGTAGTATTTGAAACAGCCAAGGTGAGCCAGTTACCTTCAATTCTTCAGCGACTGAAGACCTCAAGGGACTGCTTCGTTTATCAGTTTTACTTTTGGCAGATAAATGCACAACATGGTTTAAGAACAGCACAAGTAGTCCAGTATCTGAACAATGTTGATAGCTGGAAAGTATTCAAAGAACCGATTCCTCTGGCAATAAACAACAGCACACACATTGGAAATCGACTTTTTGAACACCTCTCAACTACAAAAGATGAGACAGATTATCTCTGGTACCTTACTAG ATATGATTATAGATCAAATGGGGATACCCAGCTAGTGCTTAATGTGGAGTCACAAGCACATGTTTTACATGCTTACATCAACAATGATTATATAG GTAGTGTGCATGGGAGTCATGATGGACCAAGAAATATCGTTCTCAAGACACCTATTATGCTAAGGAAAGGACAAAACTCCATATCACTGCTAAGTGTCATGGTTGGATCACCG GACTCTGGGGCGTACATGGAGcgaagaatttttggagttcgtaaAGTGAGCATACAACAGGGACATCAAAAATCACATTCTCTGAATAATGAGCTGTGGAAACACCAA GTTGGCTTATCTGGAGAAATGAATAATATATACACACGGGAAGGATCATCTCGTGCTCAATGGACTGCCATCAATAAGTCCATGCACCTTCCACTTATCTGGTACAAG ACGACATTTGACACACCATGGGGGAGTGACCCCGTCACGCTGAATCTCAGCAGTATGGGGAAGGGTGAGGCGTGGATCAATGGAGAGAGCATTGGACGGTATTGGGCCTCCTTCAAAACCCCCAGCGGACAACCATCCCAGTCCTT GTACCACATACCACAATACTTTCTGAAGCCTAGAGAGAACACCCTCGTCCTCATGGAGGAAATGGGTGGTGATCCGCTACAGATAAGCGTGAACACAATGTCGGTTACCCGAGTATACAGTAGTGTGAATGAGTTATCCACTCCATCACTCTTGTCACGCAGAAAGCACCCAGCAGTTCGACTCCGGTGTCAGCAAGGCAAACACATCACGGATATTGAGTTTGCGAGCTACGGAAATCCGGTCGAGGACTGTAGAAGTTCTAGCAGGAGTTGCCTTGGGAGTTGCCATGCCGAGACAACGGAGTTTGTTGTAAAGGAT GCTTGCCTAGGCAGAAGGAAGTGCGCAATTCCGGTACGGCCTGCCAAGTTCGGAGGCGACCCGTGCCCTGGGATCCAAAAATCACTTTCAGTTGTGGCAAGCTGCGGATGA
- the LOC123079944 gene encoding beta-galactosidase 7 isoform X7, with the protein MSMAAAAAAIMAVLLAALMARASSAAAAGRVWADEEKGAHNGTARRQVTYDGRSLMLDGARRMLFSGDIHYPRSTPEMWPRLIESAREGGLDVIQTYVFWNVHEPIQGQYNFEGRYDLVKFIREIHAQGLYVSLRVGPFVEAEWKYGGLPFWLRGVPNITFRCNNEPYKVQVYTQVKTDVMYEVRVVHMQKFVAKIVNMMKDENLYYPQGGPIIISQIENEYKLVQAAFHSRGPPYVRWAAAMAVNLQTGIPWMMCKQDDAPDPIINTCNGLICGETFHGPNSPNKPALWTENWTSRYPLYGHDPRFRSPADIAFAVALFIARKKGSFVSYYMYHGGTNFGRFASSYVTTSYYDGAPLDEYGLIWQSTWSHLRELHAAVKQSEEPLLSGAYSNYSFGEQQEGHVFKTESNCVAFLVNFDKHKTSNIQFGEASFQLAPKSISILSSCRRVVFETAKVSQLPSILQRLKTSRDCFVYQFYFWQINAQHGLRTAQVVQYLNNVDSWKVFKEPIPLAINNSTHIGNRLFEHLSTTKDETDYLWYLTRYDYRSNGDTQLVLNVESQAHVLHAYINNDYIGSVHGSHDGPRNIVLKTPIMLRKGQNSISLLSVMVGSPDSGAYMERRIFGVRKVSIQQGHQKSHSLNNELWKHQVGLSGEMNNIYTREGSSRAQWTAINKSMHLPLIWYKTTFDTPWGSDPVTLNLSSMGKGEAWINGESIGRYWASFKTPSGQPSQSLSVPHTTILSEA; encoded by the exons ATGTCCATGGCCGCCGCAGCAGCAGCGATCATGGCGGTGCTCCTGGCCGCGTTAATGGCACGAGCGTCGTCGGCGGCGGCAGCAGGAAGAGTCTGGGCCGACGAGGAGAAGGGAGCACATAACGGCACGGCGAGAAGACAGGTCACGTACGACGGCAGAAGCCTCATGCTGGACGGCGCCAGGAGGATGCTCTTCTCCGGCGACATTCATTACCCAAGGAGCACACCCGAG ATGTGGCCAAGACTCATAGAGAGCGCCAGGGAAGGTGGCCTGGATGTCATACAGACATACGTCTTCTGGAATGTCCATGAGCCTATACAAGGTCAG TACAACTTCGAAGGAAGATATGATCTGGTGAAGTTCATCAGAGAAATCCATGCTCAAGGCCTCTATGTGAGCCTCCGGGTTGGCCCCTTCGTCGAGGCAGAATGGAAATACGG AGGCTTGCCATTTTGGTTGCGTGGTGTCCCAAACATTACCTTCAGATGCAACAATGAACCCTACAAG GTACAAGTATACACACAGGTGAAAACAGATGTCATGTATGAGGTGAGAGTG GTACATATGCAAAAATTTGTTGCTAAAATTGTTAACATGATGAAGGATGAAAATTTATACTATCCACAAGGAGGTCCCATAATCATATCACAG ATTGAGAACGAATATAAGCTAGTCCAGGCAGCATTTCATTCAAGGGGACCACCTTATGTTCGCTGGGCAGCGGCAATGGCTGTAAACCTCCAGACAGGCATTCCATGGATGATGTGCAAACAGGACGATGCTCCAGATCCAATC ATTAATACCTGCAACGGGCTCATCTGCGGGGAAACATTTCATGGGCCGAATTCGCCTAACAAGCCAGCTTTATGGACCGAAAACTGGACATCTCG CTATCCTTTATATGGTCATGACCCAAGATTCAGATCACCAGCAGATATTGCCTTTGCAGTTGCACTTTTTATAGCAAGAAAAAAAGGAAGCTTTGTAAGCTACTACATG TATCATGGCGGGACAAACTTTGGGAGGTTTGCATCCTCCTATGTAACAACAAGCTACTATGATGGAGCTCCACTTGATGAATATG GTTTAATATGGCAATCGACATGGTCTCATCTCAGAGAATTGCATGCTGCAGTCAAGCAATCTGAAGAACCACTACTTTCAGGAGCATATTCTAATTACTCATTTGGTGAGCAACAAGAG GGGCATGTTTTTAAAACCGAGTCCAACTGTGTGGCTTTCCTAGTGAACTTTGACAAGCATAAAACATCAAATATCCAATTTGGTGAAGCATCATTCCAGCTAGCTCCTAAATCAATAAGTATCCTCTCGAGTTGCAGGAGGGTAGTATTTGAAACAGCCAAGGTGAGCCAGTTACCTTCAATTCTTCAGCGACTGAAGACCTCAAGGGACTGCTTCGTTTATCAGTTTTACTTTTGGCAGATAAATGCACAACATGGTTTAAGAACAGCACAAGTAGTCCAGTATCTGAACAATGTTGATAGCTGGAAAGTATTCAAAGAACCGATTCCTCTGGCAATAAACAACAGCACACACATTGGAAATCGACTTTTTGAACACCTCTCAACTACAAAAGATGAGACAGATTATCTCTGGTACCTTACTAG ATATGATTATAGATCAAATGGGGATACCCAGCTAGTGCTTAATGTGGAGTCACAAGCACATGTTTTACATGCTTACATCAACAATGATTATATAG GTAGTGTGCATGGGAGTCATGATGGACCAAGAAATATCGTTCTCAAGACACCTATTATGCTAAGGAAAGGACAAAACTCCATATCACTGCTAAGTGTCATGGTTGGATCACCG GACTCTGGGGCGTACATGGAGcgaagaatttttggagttcgtaaAGTGAGCATACAACAGGGACATCAAAAATCACATTCTCTGAATAATGAGCTGTGGAAACACCAA GTTGGCTTATCTGGAGAAATGAATAATATATACACACGGGAAGGATCATCTCGTGCTCAATGGACTGCCATCAATAAGTCCATGCACCTTCCACTTATCTGGTACAAG ACGACATTTGACACACCATGGGGGAGTGACCCCGTCACGCTGAATCTCAGCAGTATGGGGAAGGGTGAGGCGTGGATCAATGGAGAGAGCATTGGACGGTATTGGGCCTCCTTCAAAACCCCCAGCGGACAACCATCCCAGTCCTTGTCA GTACCACATACCACAATACTTTCTGAAGCCTAG
- the LOC123079944 gene encoding beta-galactosidase 7 isoform X6, protein MSMAAAAAAIMAVLLAALMARASSAAAAGRVWADEEKGAHNGTARRQVTYDGRSLMLDGARRMLFSGDIHYPRSTPEMWPRLIESAREGGLDVIQTYVFWNVHEPIQGQYNFEGRYDLVKFIREIHAQGLYVSLRVGPFVEAEWKYGGLPFWLRGVPNITFRCNNEPYKVHMQKFVAKIVNMMKDENLYYPQGGPIIISQIENEYKLVQAAFHSRGPPYVRWAAAMAVNLQTGIPWMMCKQDDAPDPIINTCNGLICGETFHGPNSPNKPALWTENWTSRYPLYGHDPRFRSPADIAFAVALFIARKKGSFVSYYMYHGGTNFGRFASSYVTTSYYDGAPLDEYGLIWQSTWSHLRELHAAVKQSEEPLLSGAYSNYSFGEQQEGHVFKTESNCVAFLVNFDKHKTSNIQFGEASFQLAPKSISILSSCRRVVFETAKINAQHGLRTAQVVQYLNNVDSWKVFKEPIPLAINNSTHIGNRLFEHLSTTKDETDYLWYLTRYDYRSNGDTQLVLNVESQAHVLHAYINNDYIGSVHGSHDGPRNIVLKTPIMLRKGQNSISLLSVMVGSPDSGAYMERRIFGVRKVSIQQGHQKSHSLNNELWKHQVGLSGEMNNIYTREGSSRAQWTAINKSMHLPLIWYKTTFDTPWGSDPVTLNLSSMGKGEAWINGESIGRYWASFKTPSGQPSQSLYHIPQYFLKPRENTLVLMEEMGGDPLQISVNTMSVTRVYSSVNELSTPSLLSRRKHPAVRLRCQQGKHITDIEFASYGNPVEDCRSSSRSCLGSCHAETTEFVVKDACLGRRKCAIPVRPAKFGGDPCPGIQKSLSVVASCG, encoded by the exons ATGTCCATGGCCGCCGCAGCAGCAGCGATCATGGCGGTGCTCCTGGCCGCGTTAATGGCACGAGCGTCGTCGGCGGCGGCAGCAGGAAGAGTCTGGGCCGACGAGGAGAAGGGAGCACATAACGGCACGGCGAGAAGACAGGTCACGTACGACGGCAGAAGCCTCATGCTGGACGGCGCCAGGAGGATGCTCTTCTCCGGCGACATTCATTACCCAAGGAGCACACCCGAG ATGTGGCCAAGACTCATAGAGAGCGCCAGGGAAGGTGGCCTGGATGTCATACAGACATACGTCTTCTGGAATGTCCATGAGCCTATACAAGGTCAG TACAACTTCGAAGGAAGATATGATCTGGTGAAGTTCATCAGAGAAATCCATGCTCAAGGCCTCTATGTGAGCCTCCGGGTTGGCCCCTTCGTCGAGGCAGAATGGAAATACGG AGGCTTGCCATTTTGGTTGCGTGGTGTCCCAAACATTACCTTCAGATGCAACAATGAACCCTACAAG GTACATATGCAAAAATTTGTTGCTAAAATTGTTAACATGATGAAGGATGAAAATTTATACTATCCACAAGGAGGTCCCATAATCATATCACAG ATTGAGAACGAATATAAGCTAGTCCAGGCAGCATTTCATTCAAGGGGACCACCTTATGTTCGCTGGGCAGCGGCAATGGCTGTAAACCTCCAGACAGGCATTCCATGGATGATGTGCAAACAGGACGATGCTCCAGATCCAATC ATTAATACCTGCAACGGGCTCATCTGCGGGGAAACATTTCATGGGCCGAATTCGCCTAACAAGCCAGCTTTATGGACCGAAAACTGGACATCTCG CTATCCTTTATATGGTCATGACCCAAGATTCAGATCACCAGCAGATATTGCCTTTGCAGTTGCACTTTTTATAGCAAGAAAAAAAGGAAGCTTTGTAAGCTACTACATG TATCATGGCGGGACAAACTTTGGGAGGTTTGCATCCTCCTATGTAACAACAAGCTACTATGATGGAGCTCCACTTGATGAATATG GTTTAATATGGCAATCGACATGGTCTCATCTCAGAGAATTGCATGCTGCAGTCAAGCAATCTGAAGAACCACTACTTTCAGGAGCATATTCTAATTACTCATTTGGTGAGCAACAAGAG GGGCATGTTTTTAAAACCGAGTCCAACTGTGTGGCTTTCCTAGTGAACTTTGACAAGCATAAAACATCAAATATCCAATTTGGTGAAGCATCATTCCAGCTAGCTCCTAAATCAATAAGTATCCTCTCGAGTTGCAGGAGGGTAGTATTTGAAACAGCCAAG ATAAATGCACAACATGGTTTAAGAACAGCACAAGTAGTCCAGTATCTGAACAATGTTGATAGCTGGAAAGTATTCAAAGAACCGATTCCTCTGGCAATAAACAACAGCACACACATTGGAAATCGACTTTTTGAACACCTCTCAACTACAAAAGATGAGACAGATTATCTCTGGTACCTTACTAG ATATGATTATAGATCAAATGGGGATACCCAGCTAGTGCTTAATGTGGAGTCACAAGCACATGTTTTACATGCTTACATCAACAATGATTATATAG GTAGTGTGCATGGGAGTCATGATGGACCAAGAAATATCGTTCTCAAGACACCTATTATGCTAAGGAAAGGACAAAACTCCATATCACTGCTAAGTGTCATGGTTGGATCACCG GACTCTGGGGCGTACATGGAGcgaagaatttttggagttcgtaaAGTGAGCATACAACAGGGACATCAAAAATCACATTCTCTGAATAATGAGCTGTGGAAACACCAA GTTGGCTTATCTGGAGAAATGAATAATATATACACACGGGAAGGATCATCTCGTGCTCAATGGACTGCCATCAATAAGTCCATGCACCTTCCACTTATCTGGTACAAG ACGACATTTGACACACCATGGGGGAGTGACCCCGTCACGCTGAATCTCAGCAGTATGGGGAAGGGTGAGGCGTGGATCAATGGAGAGAGCATTGGACGGTATTGGGCCTCCTTCAAAACCCCCAGCGGACAACCATCCCAGTCCTT GTACCACATACCACAATACTTTCTGAAGCCTAGAGAGAACACCCTCGTCCTCATGGAGGAAATGGGTGGTGATCCGCTACAGATAAGCGTGAACACAATGTCGGTTACCCGAGTATACAGTAGTGTGAATGAGTTATCCACTCCATCACTCTTGTCACGCAGAAAGCACCCAGCAGTTCGACTCCGGTGTCAGCAAGGCAAACACATCACGGATATTGAGTTTGCGAGCTACGGAAATCCGGTCGAGGACTGTAGAAGTTCTAGCAGGAGTTGCCTTGGGAGTTGCCATGCCGAGACAACGGAGTTTGTTGTAAAGGAT GCTTGCCTAGGCAGAAGGAAGTGCGCAATTCCGGTACGGCCTGCCAAGTTCGGAGGCGACCCGTGCCCTGGGATCCAAAAATCACTTTCAGTTGTGGCAAGCTGCGGATGA